In Juglans microcarpa x Juglans regia isolate MS1-56 chromosome 4S, Jm3101_v1.0, whole genome shotgun sequence, a single window of DNA contains:
- the LOC121263193 gene encoding QWRF motif-containing protein 9-like isoform X3 gives MSGKGEDYETCSYEEVVNMTYLEEWALKDWDYFSSLLGATEALKASTLRLPVVGGAKVSANVSAAQKLSCNGILNLFIVIEGWGSELFGF, from the exons ATGTCTGGCAAAGGAGAAGATTACGAGACTTGCTCCTATGAAGAAGTTGTCAAT ATGACATATTTGGAAGAGTGGGCTCTCAAGGACTGGGATTACTTCAGTTCTTTGTTGGGGGCTACTGAAGCTTTGAAGGCTAGCACTCTCCGCCTTCCAGTTGTTGGTGGGGCAAAAGTGAGCGCCAACGTGTCTGCTGCCCAAAAATTGTCAT GCAATGGGATCCTCAATCTGTTTATTGTTATTGAAG GTTGGGGATCTGAACTCTTTGGTTTCTGA
- the LOC121263193 gene encoding QWRF motif-containing protein 9-like isoform X2, whose amino-acid sequence MSGKGEDYETCSYEEVVNMTYLEEWALKDWDYFSSLLGATEALKASTLRLPVVGGAKAMGSSICLLLLKVGDLNSLVSELGNIRVKDCALLHQWKDLLSTIAVMQE is encoded by the exons ATGTCTGGCAAAGGAGAAGATTACGAGACTTGCTCCTATGAAGAAGTTGTCAAT ATGACATATTTGGAAGAGTGGGCTCTCAAGGACTGGGATTACTTCAGTTCTTTGTTGGGGGCTACTGAAGCTTTGAAGGCTAGCACTCTCCGCCTTCCAGTTGTTGGTGGGGCAAAA GCAATGGGATCCTCAATCTGTTTATTGTTATTGAAG GTTGGGGATCTGAACTCTTTGGTTTCTGAACTTGGAAATATTAGAGTGAAAGATTGTGCTTTGCTTCATCAGTGGAAGGATCTCCTGTCAACAATTGCAGTAATGCAG
- the LOC121263193 gene encoding QWRF motif-containing protein 9-like isoform X1 — translation MSGKGEDYETCSYEEVVNMTYLEEWALKDWDYFSSLLGATEALKASTLRLPVVGGAKAMGSSICLLLLKVGDLNSLVSELGNIRVKDCALLHQWKDLLSTIAVMQLKPPKILTPRQ, via the exons ATGTCTGGCAAAGGAGAAGATTACGAGACTTGCTCCTATGAAGAAGTTGTCAAT ATGACATATTTGGAAGAGTGGGCTCTCAAGGACTGGGATTACTTCAGTTCTTTGTTGGGGGCTACTGAAGCTTTGAAGGCTAGCACTCTCCGCCTTCCAGTTGTTGGTGGGGCAAAA GCAATGGGATCCTCAATCTGTTTATTGTTATTGAAG GTTGGGGATCTGAACTCTTTGGTTTCTGAACTTGGAAATATTAGAGTGAAAGATTGTGCTTTGCTTCATCAGTGGAAGGATCTCCTGTCAACAATTGCAGTAATGCAG